In Lasioglossum baleicum chromosome 1, iyLasBale1, whole genome shotgun sequence, the genomic window aggttcaacgcagcgcgcttttctcatctcataagtcaaaaaagtctattagagacagaaaatgcattgaaatctgcgggattttttcctagattttttctctactttgggccatcatattattagttattaacataatctcgttaacctcgtgagaaaagcgcgctgcgtctaaccttcctctttcgaatgagccctcacacagcccacaatttgttctaataaggtcaaacaacgtttagtacgaaacccatattttcgacccaaaatctagtaatatcctaggtattttctagttacaaatcgagggtagacttaGTTGAATTGGCATAGTGTTCTTGAAACCATAAGGTTGGTAGGAAAAATGACTTTGTATATCCCTACATTATAGTAATTTTCTATGGTCGAGGAATATTTATCTCATTTCACTTTGCGTTACCGGTAAGGAAAGACGTACGTTTGTGGAAGAAGTGAAAGATTCTTTGCTCGATATAATTGAATTAGATTGAACTGTGATCAGTGGTTAATACGCGTGGATTTTCTCATGTTTCAGGCAAACCCACCATTAAACTGGCTTCGTAATAGACAGTTATTACTTGGCCGGATTTCTTTATTACGGTAGAGTGAGTATGGCTTCCTGAAACGTCGTGTCTGTCCCATACGaatatctctctttctccttcccTCTGTCTTCTTCTATCCGAGCATAACGGCACTAACTTTCGGTTTACGAGTGATTTTCGTTTCGTTCGTGAAATTGATGAACATCGTTTCCTGACACGTACAACGTGCACGCACGTATCATTTACGAAAGAGGTTAGCGATCTTGTGACGTGTCAAGTGAATACTTCATTCCATATGGTGGTCACTGGCACAATCACTCGCTGGTCATTGACATGCTGGCATTTAACTTGAATCTGCTTCGCTCTTTCCCGTTTTCGGAGTGATTGTTATGGGACCGTATTCCTTACCGAGATTTCGACCAATTCACCTACACCGCAATATAGTCGATTAAACGTTTACGTAAAATGAATATCGTTAGAAGGTGTTTTATGCCGCTTTCTATAGACATGACTATCGATTCCCCTTAGACATTTTTCGTATCTACCGGTTTTCTTCTCGTCATTTCTCAATCTTCGAAATTGCATGTTACGATTTTTTCGATACTATTCAGAGACTCGATTAACTcaattaattatgaaataatataacagcgaTATACATTTCGGatattttgtttcttttaaaGCACATGGCACAAGTGTAAACATTAAATTTATGCTATGCAACAAAACAATTCGAGTCTAAATCTTTATGCCTCTTTGAATTGATAATAttaaattcgtataaattttgtttcatttaaAGCACATGGCACAAGTGTAAACATTGAATGCATGCTATGCAACGAAACAATTCAAGTCTAAACCTTTATGCTTCTTTGAAttgataatattaaatttgtacAGCATTTATTTGGAAGGATAAGACATTGGTGATGAATAATACTTGTATAGTTGCATTTCAAAAGAATATGTTTAACACAATTTGAAGCTTTTTATAAGTTTCATGGGTATATACATCGCAGTTCATGTTTCAGTGCTACTGTAAGGACTTGGCACGAAACAGGATAATCCCACCATGCAGCAGCAGTCAGTAATGGAAGAGGGAACGGCCTACGAGCCACCTACCTACGATGAGACATTCCCAGTACTTCCTGAATCAGCCAGTTCAAGTTCagggaaattaaacattttctccataaataataatttacaactAGGACGCATAACAATTACACAGGTATAAATTACGCTATTTTCATACGCGCATAAATTTCCTCAGAGGAATTCCGTCTAGGATAGGGTGATTTTATATTTCTCCGGTGTGTTCTCCGCATATAGATGTTCCGTGTACCTGGAGAAGAACGGAAATTTGATCATAGCGACAAATTTGGCGAACGCGAATCAATTCGTACGTGTAAAACAATAATGAAAGAGACGAACACAATTATCGAAATAGCATCTTCGAAGGATCAATCGCTTACATTCCTAATAACTGGCAAGCAGAATCAGGTTTTGGAAGCCAAGCGTCGAATTTTAACAACCTTTCAAACTCAGGTTCGGCACAAGCAATacaaaatttgcaaaaaattttgGATATTCTATATAATTCTAATATTGGTATTATTACAGGCGAGTAGACAAATTTGCATTCCGAAGGACCACCATCGTTGGATTCTTGGAAAGCAGGGACAGCGTCTTAAAGATCTGGAAAAGACAACTGCCACTAAAATAAATGTTCCGCCTGTGCAGGATCAGTCGGAAACAATAACGATCACAGGAACTAAAGAAGGGATAGAAAAAGCTGAACATGAAATTAGAGTAATTTCAGATGAACAGGTGAGCGGACATACTTTTAGTAAGCGAAGGGAAGCATGTCTTAGCAAAGGAAGAATGCATATGTTATAAATGGTGATGATGTATATTACAGTCAAGAAAGGCGTTCGAACGAGTGTCTGTGCCAAAAATTTATCATCCTTTTATACATGGTGCGCATAATGAAAATCTCAATGCCATGACGGCAGAAACAGgagctcgaattaatattcctcCTGCCTCCGTGCAGGAAGATGAGATTACTATTGCCGGGGAGAAAGAAGGTGTGCTAGCAGCTAAGCAGAAAATTGAAGCCATCTATAGAGATATGGTGAGAGATTCGAAATGATTTGTAAACGTgttaatttttgaataattcaaATGTAACGTTACATTCGTTTTCTAGGAGAAAAGGTGTACTACAGTGTCCGTCGAAGTTCCCAAGTCTCAGCACAAGTACGTTATTGGTCCTCGAGGTAGTACTATAGCGGAAATATTGCAAGTCACTGGTGTGAGCGTCGAAATGCCTGCATCGGACTCACCCACGGGAACTATTACTCTTCGAGGTCCTCAGGAGAAGCTTGGTCAAGGTGATGCCGAATTTAAAGGTTTTTCAGTCGCTAGATACAAGAATAATGCATTAACATGAACATTCTAAATATAGCGCTGGACAAAGTGTACGAGAAGGCGAACAGCGTTCGCACGGCTGTAGTGAAAGCACCTGTTTGGATTCACAAATACATAATCGGGAGAAAAGGCGTGAATATTAAACGTATCACGCAAGAAATGCCGAAAGTGAATGTGGAGTTTACTGGcaaagaagataaaatcaaaatCGAAGGCCCGCCGGAGGAAGTTGAGAAAGCGCAAAACGAACTTCAATTGATGGCTAGCGATCTGATATCTAAGCTTACGTTTACGGAATTAAATGTTGATCCCAgattttataaacacattatcGGGAAAAATGGGTGCAACGGTAAGCATCGAATATCAAGTTGGTCAATCCGGGATAATTGAATAACATGTTATATTTGCAATGATCTATTTTCAGTAAACCGTGTAAAAGAAGGAACAGgcgttgttattaatatttctgaAAATGATGGCAGTAATGTCATTCGCATAGAAGGAAATATGGCCGGCGTAATGAAAGCTCAAACGGTTTGTAATGTTTATTTATTTGGTGTTATACGTGTTGTAAGTGTAACCTTAATTTTTTACTTCTGTCTATAGGAATTAGTGGAAATGGTGAAAAAATtggagaacgagaaagagaaagacgtGATAATAGATCACCGATATTACCCTAGTATTATTGGGAATAAGGGAGATAATATTAAAGAAATCAGAGATAAATTTAATCAAGTACAGATTACTATTCCTGGTCCAGGTATGTAGCGtgatatatatgcaataactaGAACTCGGATTTATGCCAGGTACAAACATTTCAAAGACCTCGTCCCTTGTTGGCATTTGGCCAATAGGAGCTCTGTGTGCATTTTTAGAGTGCAGGTCACGTCTCAgattttatattgttatatagtTTCATTCTTATAAATTACGTAAAAGATGCCTTACTgaaaatgttaataaatatgAACATAAATTGTTACACAGCGaagataaattaatatttatttgcagGAGAAAAGGGAGACATAGTAAAAATTAGAGGGCCTAAAGAAGATGTAGATAAGTGccataaatatttaatgaagtTGGTAAAAGAATTGAATGAGAATAATTATGTGTTAGACGTAcctatttttaaacaattccaTAAATTTGTCATTGGAAAAGGCGGAGTAAATATTCGCAAGGTTAGTATCCTGGAacgatataattattttatttttataaacctgCACATTCAATTgctaattattattttcatcgCTTCTAGATTAGGGAAGAGACACAAACCAAAATCGATTTGCCCGCCGAAGGTGAGAAAAGCGATGTCATAACAATTACAGGAAAGGAAGAAAATGTCGAGAAAGCTAAAGAAATGATtcaaaaaatacaaaatgaattggtaatttaaTTCTTAGAATTCTGAAAAAAGTACTATCTAAGTAATAGTTATATTGTATTACATTATTCTCGTATTTTGTATTAGGCTAACATTGTTACGGATGAAATAGTCATTCCACCAAAGTTTTACAATTCTCTTATTGGCACTGGCG contains:
- the Dp1 gene encoding satellite-binding protein 1 Dp1; this encodes MQQQSVMEEGTAYEPPTYDETFPVLPESASSSSGKLNIFSINNNLQLGRITITQMFRVPGEERKFDHSDKFGERESIRTCKTIMKETNTIIEIASSKDQSLTFLITGKQNQVLEAKRRILTTFQTQASRQICIPKDHHRWILGKQGQRLKDLEKTTATKINVPPVQDQSETITITGTKEGIEKAEHEIRVISDEQSRKAFERVSVPKIYHPFIHGAHNENLNAMTAETGARINIPPASVQEDEITIAGEKEGVLAAKQKIEAIYRDMEKRCTTVSVEVPKSQHKYVIGPRGSTIAEILQVTGVSVEMPASDSPTGTITLRGPQEKLGQALDKVYEKANSVRTAVVKAPVWIHKYIIGRKGVNIKRITQEMPKVNVEFTGKEDKIKIEGPPEEVEKAQNELQLMASDLISKLTFTELNVDPRFYKHIIGKNGCNVNRVKEGTGVVINISENDGSNVIRIEGNMAGVMKAQTELVEMVKKLENEKEKDVIIDHRYYPSIIGNKGDNIKEIRDKFNQVQITIPGPGEKGDIVKIRGPKEDVDKCHKYLMKLVKELNENNYVLDVPIFKQFHKFVIGKGGVNIRKIREETQTKIDLPAEGEKSDVITITGKEENVEKAKEMIQKIQNELANIVTDEIVIPPKFYNSLIGTGGKLIHSIMEDCGGVAIKFPTAESRSDKVTIRGPKEDVEKAKQQLLELTNEKQLSSYSTEVRAKVQHHKFLIGKNGANIKKIRESTGARIIFPAEEDQDKEVITIMGKKEAVEKAKAELEATIKEIDNITEGEIRIDPKHHRHFVARRGGVLHRIADECGGVQISFPRAGVDSDCVILKGSHECIEAAKQRMREIVLELESMVTEECIIPQKHHRTVMGAKGRKVQQITSEYDVQIKFPDRETYDEHREAEQMNGENGEVPKTVPVPACDIIRITGQPENVAAAKQALLDLVPITIEVEVPFDLHRSIIGQKGRDVRELMYIYDVHIMLSPAEEKLDYIKISGTPSCVENAKQAILDKCKALEAERQDRALKSFELKLEVNPEYHPKIIGRKGAVINKIRSDHDVQINFPRKGDPEEHIITITGYEKNAYSARDDIMKIVNELNGLTKEEVDIDYRVHSRLIGTKGRNIRKIMDEFTVDIKFPRKTDPDKNLVTIVGTEDNVADAKDRLLNLTEEYIQDVLETQISPKTPDSFRVWSESGFRVAKRNSEGGSTGFFVKGGPWEQQPQSAPNTASVEEFPQFAGYSHVPMTNPDGPWGVKR